The sequence GCTCAGAAAAAACCCACATATAAAGTGACTTTTTACAAGGGaaccaagaccattcaatgaagaaagagcagtctcttcaacaaatggtgctgagagaaTGTAATaaccacatgtaaaagaatgaagttggacctttacctcatactatatataaaaattcaccTAAAATTAATCAAAGGCCTAAATATAAGAGGTAAAAGTCTAAAACTCTAAGAAGAAAACGTAGAggtaaattttccaaaccttgGATTTGGTAATGGTTTCATAGCTATGACATCGAAAgtgaaaggaacaaaagaaaaaaagataaactggacttcagcaaaattaaaaaacacttgTGCATCGAAAGATATTCTcagcagaatgaaaagacaatccacaaaatggaagaaaatgtttgcaaattatgtatctaATAAAGGTCtagcatccagaatatataaagaactcatacatCTTGAcaacacaaaacataaaataattttttttttttttttttttttttttgagacagagtctcgctctgtcgctcaggctggagtgcagtggcgtgatcttggctcactgcaagctccgcctctcgggttcacgccattctcctgcctcagccttcccagtagctgggactacaggcgcctgccactgcgcctggctaattttttgtatttttagtagagacggggtttcatcgtggtctcaatctcttgacctcgtgatccgcccgcctcggcctcccaaagtgctgggattacaggcgtgagccactgggcccggctaaaataacaatttttaaatggacaaaggacttgaatagacatttctccaaagatgatatgcAAATGACCAAtgtgcatatgaaaaaatgctcatcattagggaaacataaattaaaaccataatgtgaTATCACCTCACCACCACTACGATGGCTACTAtcagaaatgcagaaaataacaagtgttggcaaggaagtGGAGAAATCAGAAGCCTTGCAtgctgttggttggaatgtaaaatggtgtagctgctatggaaaacaatatggttGTTCTAAAAACCTAAAATCAGAATTACCAAATGATCTAGTAATTCGTtttctgggtatgtacccagaagAATTGgaagcagggtcttgaagagatttTATTTGAACACCCATGTTcactgtggcattattcacaatagccaacagaTGGAAGCAATCCAAGTATCCATCAATGGGTGAACGTAcatataaaatgtggtatatatacacaatgaaatgtaATTCACCCTCCAAAaggaggaaattctgacacatgctacaacatggatgaaccttgaggacctaagctaagtgaaataagccagtcacaagaggacaaatactgtataattccacttatatgaggtacctagagtagccaaattcatagtgacagaaagcagaaggTTAGTTGCAGAGGTTGTGGGAAGAGAGAAGTGGGAGCTGTTATTTAATAGATATGGAGTTCcagttttgtaaaatgaaaagcattCTGGAGGTTCGTTACACTACAATATGAATGTACGTAATGCTACTGAAGctacacttaaaaatgggtaagacaggcagggcatggtggctcacgcctgtaatcccagcactttcggaggccaaggtgggtggatcacctgaagtctggagttcgagaccagcctggccaacatggtgaaaccccatctgcattaaaaatacaaaaattagccaggcgtggtggtataagcctgtggtcccagctactcaggaagctgagaaaggagaatcacttgaacccgggaggtggaggttacagtgagccaagatcgtgccactgcactccagcctgggccacagagcgagactccatcacaaaaaaaagaaaaagagcaagacagcccgggagtggtggctcatgcctgtaatcccagcactttgggaggctgaggcaggtggctagcttgaagtcaggagttcaagaccagcctgagcaacatagtgaaaccaaatctctactaaaaatacaaaaaatttagccaagtggggtggcatgcgcctgtggtcccagctacttgggaggctggggtaggaggatcacttgagcctgggaggcagaggttgcagtgagccaagattaggccactgcactccagcctgggtgacagagaccttctctcaattaaaaaaaaaaaaaaagtgggtaagATAGGCagggctggtggctcacacctgtatcctagcactttgagaggctgaggtgggcagatcacttaggagctcaggagttcaagaccagcctggataacatggcgaaatcccgtctctacaaaaaatacaaaaattagccaggcgtgagcagccaggcgcggtggctcacgcctgtaatcccagcactttgggaggctgaggtgggcggatcacgaggtcaggagattgagaccatcctggctaacacagtgaaaccccgtctctactaaaaatacaaaaaattagccgggtgtggtggagggcgcctgtagtcccagctactcgggaggctgaggcaggagaatggcgtgaacccgggaggtggagctcgcagtgagccgagattgcgccactgcactccagcctgggcaacagagcaagactctgtctcaaaaaaaaaaaaaaaaaaaaaattagccagctgtggtggcgggcacctgtagttgcatctatttggggggctgaggcagaagaatagcttgaacctgggaggttgaggctgcagtgagctgaggtcatgccactgtattccagcctgggtgacaaagtgagaccctgcctcaaaaaaagaaaaaaaaaattaagtgactgggagcagtgactcatgcctgtaatctcagcagtttgggaggccaacgcaagaggatcacttgaggccaggagttccaagacctgcctgggcaacggagtgagatcctgtctatacaaaaaatcaaaatattaccTGGGTatgatggtgagtgcctgtagtcccagctaatcaggaggctaaggcaggaggatcacttgagcccaggaggtcgagactgcagtgagctatgattgtgtcactgcactccagcctaggtgacagagtgcgaTCCtatctcttaaatatatatacacacatatatatgtgggtAAGAGGATAAATTCTATgagtattttacaattaaaattttaaaactgccaggtgcggtggctcacgcatataatcccagtgtgaggctgaggtaggtggatcacttgaggtcacaagttcaagaccagcctggccaacatggtgaaaccccatctctactaaaaatacaaaaaaattagcaggggctggtggtgtgcacctgtaatcccagctaccctggaggctgaggcaggagaatagcttgaacccaggaggcggaggttacagtaagccgagactaCTGCAGCGCTGCACTCCGGCCTGCGCAACaaagcgaggctccatctcaaaaaaaaataattattattttatacatatatatatatatatatatatatgtaattaaaatttttctcaatGAGCaatgaaatagatatttctcccaATAGCAaatcagcacatgaaaagatgcacaTCATTAGTTGCTAGGAGAATCCAataaaaaaccacaatgagttatcacTTAATACTCACTAGGTTTGTGGATACCAACAAAgtgattctaaagtttacatgggaaggcaaaagatccagaatagccaataCAATACTGAAAAACAAAGGTGGAAGACTGACACTACTGAACTTCAAGACATAAATAAAGTTACAGGaaccaagacagtgtggtactgaccAAAGAACAGAGAAATAGATGAACAGAGAGGCCAGAAATAAACTTATGCAAATATAGTCAGctggtctttgacaaaggagcaaaggcaattcgATGGTAAAAGGacagtcatttcaacaaatggtgctagaacaactgTATATCCACCTGCATCAATAAATCTATACACGAGCCTTAcacttttcacaaaaattaactcaaaatgtattacagacttaaatgtaaaacataaaactatacaaCTGCTAGAAAATAACACAACATTAAGCTAGCCGTGGGTGTGAAGACAACTTCTTAAATAAAACACCAGAAGCATAACCCATGAAAGAAATAACTGGTAAGATGGatttcactaaaatttaaaacttctgctctgcaaaagacactgctGAAGAATGTGAAGACAAGCCACAGTCTGGAAGAAAATAGATGCAAATCACACacctgataaaggacttgtaaccaaaatatataaagaactcttaaataagggaaaaaactcaattttaaaaatgggcaaaaaagtAGTGGGGGGGCCAAAAGATCTGAACACCTCACTGAATAAGATATGTAGAtggcaagcatatgaaaagacgCTCAACATCGTGTGTCATTAGAGAACTGCAAAAAGTCATACattatatgatcccatttatgtGAGACATCCAGAACAGGTAAAGATACAGAGACAGAAATCAGactagtggttgtcaggggctgaggggaggcaGGGATGGAAAGCGTAAGTATCAGGTCtcctttggggtgatgaaaatgttctgacacatggccaggtgcggtggctcacgcctgtaatcccagcactttgggaggccgaggcgggcggatcacgaggtcaggaggtcgagaccatcctggctaacacaatgaaaccccgtctctactaaaaatataaaaaactagccgggcgtggtggcgggcgcctgtagtcccagctactcgggaggctgaggcaggagaatggcgtgaacccgggaggcggagcttgccgtgagccgagatcgcgccactgcactccagcctgagcgacagagcgagactccgtctcagaaaaaaaaaaaaaggaaaatgttctgACACTAGATAAAGGTGATGGTTAATTGTACTTTCTAATTAACAGTTCATTCAACGATTACAAAGAAGGAATCAGGAAAAGACGGATatagagaaaaagggaagaaaaaatagtgctgcaaagagggcgggaaaaaaaatcccataaaccCATCACGGAGAATGAGACAGAGGCAAAAACCGGAGAGAGATCAACCAATTCTGAAAGAAGTGTTTCAGTAAACCACATTACTTAATCAACTATTTCAATCcataattattaagaattttcttgggaggctgaggctggaggatcacttcgGCCCAGGTgttttgaggccagcctgggcaacaaagcaataccccgtctctacagaaaaatacttGTCATCCGGGTGCAGcagtgtgtgcctgcagtcccagttacttgggaggctgaggcaggaggatcacctaagccagtagtttgcgtcactgcactccagcctgggtgacagagcaagaccctgcctctcttaaaaaaaaaaaaaaaaaaagagagagacaatttTCTCCTTGCTAATGAGCATCTTATTTGTTTCTTACGATGGAACCTCTGGTACCTACCACTGGTCCCCACTTTCCCCCTTGAATTGAGCTTTCTCCCTAGGAGCTGTCTCAGCTCCCAAGGCCCGCTTCTCCATTACAGACATATTTAGAGCACAGTGATTAGACCTAGGGAGGTACAACCTGCTGCTTACTGTGCTTCTGCTAAGGAGGCACCTcagataaaaagttaaaagaagtaACAGGGTCTAGGGAAAGGAAGCAAAGATCTGACTACTTAGAGGTAGGTGAAAACTTTAAGGGAGAGAAGTAAGCCTTATTTTTCGTCTAGAATGAGTTGCCTAGTTCAACAGAAAGGGAAGAGAATCAAGACAAAATTCAGAGTGGCAGCTCTGGTCAGAAACAAAGAATGGTGTTTAGCTGGAGCATGAGCATTCCCTCAGGAATTTGAGTGCAGTGGTAAGTGGAGAGATGAAGTACAGAGTTAAGTGAAGTGAGGAATCCCTGACAACTTAATTCTGAGAGTAACCGTAACAAAAGGAGTTTGAGGGGATATTCTTTGGGCTAcagtgatgagatgaaatgaagcTCCAGGAACTGATATTATCAAACTCCATATTGTAAGATACTTCCTGCAAAGCACTTTTCCCCTGTCCACAGGATTTCTTACCGTATACACTGCCAGCAAAGCCAACTGGTTATAGGGGCGCCCATTCTTGGGAGCAATGTGCTGGGCCTTCAGGTACCAACTAGAACagaaaaaacagtaagaaaatgcTAGTTCCAGATTAGCTTTTTCCCAATTCATCCTGATAGCCCTAATACTTAAAACATAAGGTAGAGTGTTAGATGTAACCCTGGAGGGGTAAGGCATGACTACAGGGACCAATAGGGACACCTGTACAACACCCACATGGCCTACTGCTCTTAGTAAGGCTTAGCTTAGAGCCACATAGGGAAGAGAAATAACGAAGCAGAGGTAAAAGTACCTGCGTGCTTTCCCATAATTCGCTGTATCACTGGCTTGCTCCCGGTACCTAGCAATATCTCCTTGGCATATCATGCATCGCTGGGCACTGATCAAGGCATATTTTACCTTCAGGAAAAACAACCAGTTAGTAGAAAAGCCAAGAAACACTAACTTCAACCCTCAAAGGACAGGGATGGGGTGAAAATGACAATGTAGCACTCGTAAGGCACTAGCGGTCCTCAACAAAGTATAAAGTTTTTAGCCTAAACCTGActaccaaaaaaacacaacaaactaTAAAGTTTTCAGCCTAAACCTGACTACCAAAAAAACAGTCAGCAGTGTGATACAAAATttagtgagaaagagagagggtgaTTCTTGAGTCCCaggcaaatgaaagaaaatattttgatattagtAGTCAGGAGATCTGACTCTACGGAATAGTGTTGGATCTCAAGGAAGTCTTTGAGAtgctctgggactcagtttcttcacctgaatGTAAAAGTAACTACTCTATAGGGTAACTGgaggaaataaatgtaaaaatattttataaactataaagagacaaacaaatatgaaaacaattgtttactctattcttttttttcccccctaatAATttctgagacagcgtctcactctgttgcccaggctggagtgtagtggcgtgatctcagctcactgcaacctccacctcctgagctcaagtgattctcgtgcctcagcctcctgagtaactgggatgataggcatgcgccaccatgcctggctaatttttttatttttaatagagacagggtttcgccatgttgcccaggctggtctcaaactcctggcctcaagtgatccatgtgcctgcctcagcatcccaaagtgctgggattacaggcgtgagccatcacgcccaccCACTTTTTTTGCCATCATTATAGTCTTTCTTCAAACTGTTAACATCACTGAATTGTACCACGGCATTACATTACCTTCACCTAAAACAATGGATCGTCCTTTATCACACATTAACAACGTGCCACACACTGTGCAGGACTATGTGTTTTCTCACTGATTGGCTTGGCATCTGTCACTCAGAAAACAGAGTAAACCAATCCCAAGGCATGTGCCCCCCAAAATATCTCCCTAGGGAACACCACCTCACAGCACACAATataattccactccactccacacaaAAGAAATTAACATATCACTGAATAAAGAACAAAGCTTCATTGAGAAGAAGATACTGACCCCTCAGGAAGGCACACTCACTAAGCGAAATAGCTACTGCACATTAACCTCCTACCTAGCACATAACTCAAATTTGTACCTCAGCAAAGTTATAATGACTACATATCACATACCCCAAGTCCTAACTGTTCCACAGATTCTATGAATGAACATCCCCAAAGGTGTTAAGAATCCTCTGTATTTAACTGATAAAGCACAAAGAGAACTGATTATGCCTCCATACTACATCCACTTTGTCATGTTGGtaagagacaaaaacaaaacaaaacaaaacaaattctttcAAAGGCTCTCCGTCAGCCTCAGCATGAAGTCCTGGACGATTGAGCCTCTGCTTACCTCATCAGCACCATATTCCCGGTCACTTTCTGTACCTCAGTCAGACCAGACTCCAAAGTTCCCCTAACACACCACGGTGTTCTCCACTTCAGGGCCTTTAAGTATATTGTCCTCTTCCCCTAAAATGTTCCTCTCCTTGCATCTACACATACACCTTCACCTGGCTGAAGCTTTCGGCCTTCAGCGTTAGTTTAACTATGATTTTCTCAGTCTCACAGGATTCTTTAAAACTAGGTTAACCCTTTACAGTATACACCCCCAACATCCTTGGCAAAAGTCACTCCATCAGCAATTACTCATCCAAAGTCTGTACTCACCAGCAATCAAACACTAAACTCCAAGAAACAGGAGCACGGTTTTTTTTCAATCTGCACTGAATTGCCTCTGCCTAAAATACCACCAAGCATGTAAGAGGAActcaataaacacttttttttttttttgagatagagtctcactttgttgcccaggctagagtgcaataacgcagtcttagctcactgcaaccactgccttctggtttttaagcgattctcctgtctcagcctcctgagtagctgggattacaggcatgcaccaccacacccagctaatttttgtatttttagtagagagggggtttcgccatgttgggccaggctggtctcaaactcctgacctcaggtgatctgcctgccttggcctcccaaagggctgggattaaagagtgagccactgcgcccagccaaaaacatCTGTCCATCAGTAAGAAAGTGTGTATGTAGTAGAAGGAGCAAAAAGGCAAGAGGAAGCCTCTGCTCCATAAATCACGCTGCTCTCCCTAATGCATCTCTAACTGCTTCCTAAATATGCTCAACTTTccaatcttaaaacaaaaactggccaggcgtggtacagacaaaaaaaacgaaaaacaaagaacaaaaaacctTCTCTTAGAACCCTATGTTCTTTTAGCTGTCTTCCCTCCTTGTCTTCGCAGCCAAGATGCTTAAAAGAATGGTCTATATTACTCTCTGGCAATCTCTACTGCTTTATCTCTCTTCACTACAATCCGGCTTCCAGTTTCCCCAACTAAATTAACTCTTGATAAGTTCATCCAATCCAACGGACACTTTTTAGTAATCTTAACATTTGACAGCTCCATTGCACTTGACAATTTTACCTACCCCCACCTTGAAATGTAACCCCCGTTTCTGGCCAGCCTTCCCAGTACCCCAACTTTTGCTTCAACCACCACCTGTATCATGATGACTCATGAATCTATATCACCAGCCCAGCTTTCTCCTGACCTCCAGAGAGACCACAATATTCACTTGTTCACTTTCAAGTTCCTGTAACACACACACCTCCACATCAGCATATCCAAACCTGAACCAATCTCTTTCCTTTGCAGCCACTCCCCTGGACTACCAGCTGGGAGATGATTCAGACTCTTCATGCCTCCAATCTCATCCCTCACACCAAATCAGTCaacaattccattctatttcctttctttctttccaatctgtctTCTCTTTCCCATCTCCACGACCTCTATCTTAGTTCAGACCTACAACCTGACTCCTCTATCTCCACTCTTGCCCAGCTCCCATTCAAACTCACCAATTTGCCCAAGTGACTGGTTCTAAGAACAAATCTACCTTATCCATTTactaaaaaatcaattaatggtTCCCCAGTGCTTTCAGAATGAAGTCCAAACTCTTCGGCATAGCATATGAGAGTTTATGACCTAGTCGCTTCCCACTTTGTTAGCTTTTCCACCTACAATAGCCCCCTCCACACTACAAACACCAGCATACTGAAGTTCTTGCACTTTCCCAACAATGCCTGGTTCTCTTTTGCTGGACCCTCTATCTAAACTGCCCCTCCCACCTTCAAACTCCTAGTCATGTTTCAAAACTCAGCTTGACAatctccaagaagccttccttgGCCCCACCAGGCTACGTTAGATTCACTTCTCCCTATGGCCCTTCAACACTCTATatcaggggtccccagcccccaggccgCGGACTGGTACCAGTCTCTGGTCTGAGCGGTGGGCAGGCAAGCATCACCACCTGAACCCTaactcctgtcagatcagcagcggtaTTAGTTCTCACAGGtgcgcaaaccctattgtgaactaagCATGCGAGGGACCTAGGCTATGCActcctcatgagaatctaatgccccaACATCTccgtccatggaaaaactgtcttccatgaaactagtCCCCGGTGCCAAAAAGGCTAGGGactggccaggcccggtggctcatgcctgcaatcccagcactttgggaggctgaggcgggtggctcaccgaaggtcagaagttcgagaccagcctgggcaacatgatgaaacccccgtctctacaaaacatagaaaaattagccaggcttggtggtgggcacctgtaacgccagctactcgggagactgacagaggagaatcccttaaacctgggaggcagaggttgaaggttacagtgagccaagatcaaaccactgcactccagcctgggtgacatgaatgaaactccttctcaaaaaatgaaaaaaaaaaaaaaaagaaagaaagaaagaaaaaaggctgggGAGCACTGCTATATACCACTACCATAGTACATATGACATTACAATTGTTGGTTTAATCTATCTGTCCCTGCACTGAACTGTATCATTATTTTATCCTCAACACCCAgtacagtgtctagcacataccTAACACTAGATAAACGCTtacgaaatgaatgaaaatttaagATACATAAAGAAGGTAGCTTACTGTCTTGCGTAATGGCTTGCTGCGAATGGCAAGACCATCCATGTAGTCTTCCAGTTTGAACTTGTAAGTAACCTGCAGCTTCTGAAGCAAACTATCAAAGAAGTCACTaccctataaaaagaaaaaaagaaatgactgaaTCAATCTATTCTAATCCAACCTATCCACCAAAAACCGGGGCAGACAACCCTTTCACAGTTCTGCTGATGTTCAGACATCCTATGAAAAGGGAGGCACGCACAATATTCACTGGCCACCAATTTGAGAACAAGGCAAATTCACAGTCAAAGCCTCCATGGTTTTAAAGATatgaacacatgaacacacacacacacacacacacacgctctctccacacaaacacaaacacatacatacacattctcattctctctcttttaggCCAAGGCATTCAGAAAGCTTTCAACCTCAAAACTCCAATTGCCAGTAATTTATGGTCCCAAGGAAGCAACTGGTGTAGGGAAGGCTCAGAACCCAAGAAAAGGGCAGTTTTTTTGTCGATATTCTGTTCTAAAACATAGTATTTCAGGTAGTAAAAATCCATCGTAACTACAGAATGCTGAAGCCTTTATCCTGAGGACAAAAAGATGACAGTTTACCTCATCCAAGAGCTCCAAAAGTCTGTTCCGAATCTGTTCTGGGTTCTCAACATTCGGATCCTTGACAAGTTGCCTGAACTTCTCAATCACCTGATAGAAAGCATTCTTCCACAGGATCTGATCCACATTCTGATTATCAGAGAACTCAATATCTAATAGAATACAGCGCTCATATAGCTGCAGCAGTTCAGCTCTGGAATAAAATACATGCAACTTCCAGCTCCAAATACACCACAGAAAAAGCTAGACTCAAGTTTTGAGATTCCTGCAAATTAACCACCTCCCCTggcaggaaataaaaaatgtgaccAGGTAGGTATACTACTCACTCTGGTTTCCATTCTGCAGAGCAGAATGTCATTCTAAAGATAGTTGTGTCTAGGAAAATAGTTTTTCCCCATATGTCTTCACCTAAATTTAACAACTGAAATAAGATCTTCACTGCAAGTTACATGTTGTTCATTTCTTGGCATTCTAGAAAGTCTTTTTCCATTTCAAGATTCCATGATCccttaaagataattttttcttaaagaaaaagtaggatgcataattatttctaagactagaaatagggccgggcgcggtggctcatgcctgtaatcccagcactttgggaggccgaggcaggcggatcacgaggtcaggagatcgagatcatcctggctaacatggtgaaactccgtctctctaaaaatacaaaaaattagccgggtgtggtggcaggcgcctgtagtcccagctacttgggaggctgaggcaggagaatggtatgaacccaggaggcagagtttgtagtgagccaagatcgtgccactgcactccagcctgggcgacagagcgagactccgtcttaaaaaaaaaaaaaaaaaagactagaaataaaACTTCTGTTCTGTTTCCAACTGCCCTTCCCTTACAACGTGAAAAGGAAATAATACCCAGTGGCTCAGCTAAAAAGTTTCTACCTTCCTCAGCCATAGCAATCTATACACCTCCGGCTGATCCCCATTTCCCTCCAGCCAGAATAGACCACATCATACCTGAGTTGCGCCATCTTCTCCAGGCCCTCCGGACTGATGCGGTCCCTGGAGAGCAGGTTGCTGAGCTGCAGTTCCTGGTTGTCAGCCACCCGGAGAAGCCTGTGCAGCTCCTGTTGCTGCAGGTTCCTCATGTGCTGCTCTACCTCCTCGGGACTCATGGTGCTGGTAGGTAGAGGGCTACACACATACTGTCCTGACGGAGTCGGGTAGCCTGGGTAGTAAGGCCCTGGGTACACACCATTCGTAGGGCCCACTGGGTACTGTAGAGGGTTATAGCCCGTATAGGGATactgggaggcagggcctggtgtCCGGGGGTAATAATAGGGGTTGTCAGAGTTTTGAAACTTATAGTAAGATGCCTGAGCCTGGCGTGAGTCACCCCAAGATGTAGGGCTGACTTCATCATCAGTGTCCAAGAAATGTAGCTGGGGCGTCTGAGTCTTTAGAGCAGGTTTCTGATCAGGATTGTTTGGGTCCCACAATCGGCGTGTGGTGCCTCCACGGCCCCAACTCCGAGATCCCTTACTACCAGATCCAAACAAAAGCCGAGGTCCCAAAGGCGCGGACTCTGGAGAACCTGCTGAATTGACAGATAGGGTGGTATGGGCAGGCAAAATCAGAATGCCACGACCACGACCCCGAAGTTCTTGTTTCGGGTTTTTGGACTCCTGCTTCTCAGAGCCTTTGCCCCCACTGCTCAAGCCTTTGTCAGGCTTTCCTCTATCCATATCATCCCTGGCTGACCTCACCATGGGAGACTCTTTGTTCATGGCTTCTGCATCGAAAGTGACACGAAGAGTGCCTCGATATTCTTTAGCACTGTTTTTCTGCTCACCCTCCCCACGGCCAGACCAGTTTCTTTCTAAATGTCTCTTCCTTTCTGAACTTCTCCTGGGTCCTAATCCATCAGGCTCATCAATTCTGTCCTCGTCTAAG comes from Homo sapiens chromosome 17, GRCh38.p14 Primary Assembly and encodes:
- the SMG6 gene encoding telomerase-binding protein EST1A isoform X4, translating into MAEGLERVRISASELRGILATLAPQAGSRENMKELKEARPRKDNRRPDLEIYKPGLSRLRNKPKIKEPPGSEEFKDEIVNDRDCSAVENGTQPVKDVCKELNNQEQNGPIDPENNRGQESFPRTAGQEDRSLKIIKRTKKPDLQIYQPGRRLQTVSKESASRVEEEEVLNQVEQLRVEEDECRGNVAKEEVANKPDRAEIEKSPGGGRVGAAKGEKGKRMGKGEGVRETHDDPARGRPGSAKRYSRSDKRRNRYRTRSTSSAGSNNSAEGAGLTDNGCRRRRQDRTKERPRLKKQVSVSSTDSLDEDRIDEPDGLGPRRSSERKRHLERNWSGRGEGEQKNSAKEYRGTLRVTFDAEAMNKESPMVRSARDDMDRGKPDKGLSSGGKGSEKQESKNPKQELRGRGRGILILPAHTTLSVNSAGSPESAPLGPRLLFGSGSKGSRSWGRGGTTRRLWDPNNPDQKPALKTQTPQLHFLDTDDEVSPTSWGDSRQAQASYYKFQNSDNPYYYPRTPGPASQYPYTGYNPLQYPVGPTNGVYPGPYYPGYPTPSGQYVCSPLPTSTMSPEEVEQHMRNLQQQELHRLLRVADNQELQLSNLLSRDRISPEGLEKMAQLRAELLQLYERCILLDIEFSDNQNVDQILWKNAFYQVIEKFRQLVKDPNVENPEQIRNRLLELLDEGSDFFDSLLQKLQVTYKFKLEDYMDGLAIRSKPLRKTVKYALISAQRCMICQGDIARYREQASDTANYGKARSWYLKAQHIAPKNGRPYNQLALLAVYTRRKLDAVYYYMRSLAASNPILTAKESLMSLFEETKRKAEQMEKKQHEEFDLSPDQWRKGKKSTFRHVGDDTTRLEIWIHPSHPRSSQGTESGKDSEQENGLGSLSPSDLNKRFILSFLHAHGKLFTRIGEKGIEVCKTRKAMSPSHTQHRRLLPNYEEDVKCGRC
- the SMG6 gene encoding telomerase-binding protein EST1A isoform X5 → MAEGLERVRISASELRGILATLAPQAGSRENMKELKEARPRKDNRRPDLEIYKPGLSRLRNKPKIKEPPGSEEFKDEIVNDRDCSAVENGTQPVKDVCKELNNQEQNGPIDPENNRGQESFPRTAGQEDRSLKIIKRTKKPDLQIYQPGRRLQTVSKESASRVEEEEVLNQVEQLRVEEDECRGNVAKEEVANKPDRAEIEKSPGGGRVGAAKGEKGKRMGKGEGVRETHDDPARGRPGSAKRYSRSDKRRNRYRTRSTSSAGSNNSAEGAGLTDNGCRRRRQDRTKERPRLKKQVSVSSTDSLDEDRIDEPDGLGPRRSSERKRHLERNWSGRGEGEQKNSAKEYRGTLRVTFDAEAMNKESPMVRSARDDMDRGKPDKGLSSGGKGSEKQESKNPKQELRGRGRGILILPAHTTLSVNSAGSPESAPLGPRLLFGSGSKGSRSWGRGGTTRRLWDPNNPDQKPALKTQTPQLHFLDTDDEVSPTSWGDSRQAQASYYKFQNSDNPYYYPRTPGPASQYPYTGYNPLQYPVGPTNGVYPGPYYPGYPTPSGQYVCSPLPTSTMSPEEVEQHMRNLQQQELHRLLRVADNQELQLSNLLSRDRISPEGLEKMAQLRAELLQLYERCILLDIEFSDNQNVDQILWKNAFYQVIEKFRQLVKDPNVENPEQIRNRLLELLDEGSDFFDSLLQKLQVTYKFKLEDYMDGLAIRSKPLRKTVKYALISAQRCMICQGDIARYREQASDTANYGKARSWYLKAQHIAPKNGRPYNQLALLAVYTRRKLDAVYYYMRSLAASNPILTAKESLMSLFEETKRKAEQMEKKQHEEFDLSPDQWRKGKKSTFRHVGDDTTRLEIWIHPSHPRSSQGTESGKDSEQENGLGSLSPSDHRSAGMRMTCEQHHQCAHILLRLVISLLERD